The following proteins are encoded in a genomic region of Candidatus Nitrospira nitrificans:
- the ybgF gene encoding tol-pal system protein YbgF → MHVRTLVSHSAAWGLLASTVVLVGCAKHADFMEMRNQLSTISRTQDQDHQRVDAVMRRLETVERSKETDPAKVRFDDLATRFQKLESRLAKLEEVASQASARADSPTEPRASRPVKQTPLAEPAGIVSGITPTSAFNLAYNDYLNGKYELAVAGFQRFIKDFSGTSLTPNAHYWLGESYYNLKDYGRAIHTFDSLVAEYPGNEKIPAALYKLGLATAETGDLGRSRKNLKRVLEEFPSSDESKLAKNKLAEIR, encoded by the coding sequence ATGCATGTCCGTACACTTGTGTCTCATTCCGCGGCATGGGGATTGTTGGCGTCGACGGTCGTGCTGGTGGGCTGCGCCAAACATGCCGATTTTATGGAAATGCGCAATCAGCTCTCGACCATCTCCCGAACGCAGGATCAGGATCATCAACGGGTGGATGCCGTGATGCGCCGATTGGAAACCGTCGAGCGAAGTAAGGAGACCGATCCCGCGAAGGTGCGATTTGATGATCTGGCGACTCGCTTTCAAAAGCTTGAAAGTCGATTGGCAAAGCTGGAAGAGGTCGCCAGCCAGGCATCTGCCAGGGCGGATTCCCCGACTGAGCCGCGCGCTTCCAGACCCGTCAAGCAGACGCCGCTTGCCGAACCGGCGGGGATAGTGTCCGGTATCACGCCGACCTCTGCCTTCAATCTGGCCTATAATGATTACCTCAATGGGAAATACGAACTTGCGGTCGCCGGGTTCCAGCGGTTTATCAAGGATTTTTCCGGTACGTCTCTGACTCCGAACGCCCACTATTGGCTGGGAGAGTCGTATTACAACTTGAAAGACTATGGGCGGGCCATCCATACGTTCGACTCTCTCGTGGCGGAATATCCGGGGAACGAAAAGATTCCCGCGGCGTTGTATAAGCTTGGCTTAGCGACGGCAGAGACCGGCGATCTCGGCAGGTCGAGAAAAAATCTGAAGCGAGTCCTTGAGGAGTTCCCCTCATCGGACGAGTCAAAGTTGGCGAAGAATAAGTTGGCCGAAATCCGATGA